One genomic window of Corallococcus silvisoli includes the following:
- a CDS encoding sigma-70 family RNA polymerase sigma factor has product MPLGEDRKVILEKYGPYVRSLAATVRKQFNAQLELDELLAYGQIGLLEAAERFDPKVGANFLTFAHYRIKGAIFDGLRKMGVLRGADARTAYQGERATAYLGNLADREQGASNRGSSFDDDIGDISDAVAGLAAVFAAGAEGAEAAGYVDESLPADQRLEMEQLKNRVRSAIEKLPEKERKLLQGYYFQGRTLEEAGAEIGQSKSWASRLHARAIDRLKELLNEEEELPPPSTDARRVSHGGSDERHLRGTGGAAKAAGSGRPADAEDGRLEVRRSSR; this is encoded by the coding sequence TTGCCTCTGGGTGAAGACAGGAAGGTCATCCTGGAGAAGTACGGCCCGTACGTGCGGTCGCTCGCGGCCACCGTGCGCAAGCAGTTCAATGCCCAGCTGGAGCTGGATGAACTGCTGGCTTATGGACAAATCGGTCTCTTGGAGGCCGCGGAGCGCTTCGATCCCAAGGTCGGAGCCAACTTCCTCACCTTTGCCCACTACCGCATCAAGGGAGCCATCTTCGACGGGCTCCGGAAGATGGGGGTCCTGCGGGGCGCGGATGCCCGCACGGCCTACCAGGGCGAACGCGCGACGGCGTATCTCGGAAATCTCGCCGATCGCGAGCAGGGCGCAAGCAACCGCGGGTCGTCATTCGACGATGATATTGGAGATATCTCGGATGCCGTGGCGGGCCTTGCCGCGGTGTTCGCGGCGGGGGCGGAAGGGGCGGAGGCGGCGGGATACGTGGATGAATCCCTCCCGGCGGATCAGCGCCTGGAGATGGAGCAGTTGAAGAACCGGGTGCGCTCGGCCATCGAGAAGCTTCCGGAGAAAGAGCGCAAGCTCCTGCAGGGCTATTACTTCCAGGGCCGTACGCTGGAGGAAGCAGGAGCGGAAATCGGGCAGTCGAAGAGCTGGGCATCGCGGCTTCATGCGCGGGCCATTGACCGGCTCAAGGAACTCTTGAACGAGGAGGAGGAACTCCCTCCCCCCTCGACGGATGCAAGGAGGGTGTCACATGGCGGCTCCGATGAGCGGCATCTCCGCGGGACAGGTGGCGCAGCAAAAGCTGCAGGATCAGGGCGCCCAGCAGACGCAGAAGACGGGCGCCTCGAAGTTCGACGGAGTTCTCGCTGA
- a CDS encoding flavin monoamine oxidase family protein produces the protein MDREADVIILGAGAAGLCAAERLMRKGLRVIVLEARDRVGGRVVTLRDTVADVPLELGAEFVHGRPSLLLQRIRRAGLTVSPCNDTYALLWRGKLGDAGAAFSFQEALVSAKAPDRPMAEWVEEQARTRKWPPVVRAMARSYVRGFYAADPDIASTLAIARMEQSASSAGGTTPSRVLEGYDRVLHAMAEKLFATPGALNLNAVAEEVRWKPGAVHVRARTQQGTPLGTFQGTHAIVTLPVGVLQARHPTPGAVRFVPRVREHERAWNRLEMGPLVKVLLRFRTAFWREQEDTARFGFFHAPESSFPTWWTLSPHRRTRHLVGWSGGPTAAALSRLSEKAVLALALQDLSRLFHRSVRDLHAQLESWRPQNWQHEPYTRGGYAVIPAGAMDAVDTLARPVGQTLFFAGEATHVGGEEGTVHGALETGRRAADELLARRRKA, from the coding sequence ATGGACCGAGAGGCCGACGTCATCATCCTGGGCGCGGGGGCCGCCGGGCTCTGCGCCGCCGAGCGCCTGATGCGCAAGGGCCTGCGGGTCATCGTGTTGGAGGCGCGGGACCGCGTGGGCGGACGCGTCGTGACCCTGCGGGACACGGTGGCCGACGTGCCCCTGGAGCTGGGCGCCGAGTTCGTCCACGGCAGGCCCTCCCTGTTGCTCCAGCGCATCCGAAGGGCCGGGCTGACGGTGAGCCCGTGCAATGACACATACGCGCTCCTGTGGCGGGGCAAGCTGGGCGACGCCGGAGCTGCGTTCTCATTCCAGGAGGCCCTGGTGTCGGCGAAGGCCCCCGACCGCCCGATGGCGGAATGGGTGGAGGAGCAGGCTCGCACCCGGAAGTGGCCTCCCGTGGTCCGCGCGATGGCGCGCTCGTATGTGCGGGGCTTCTACGCCGCGGATCCAGACATCGCGAGCACGCTGGCCATCGCGCGAATGGAGCAGTCCGCCTCCTCGGCCGGGGGCACGACGCCGTCCCGAGTGCTGGAAGGCTACGACCGCGTGCTCCACGCGATGGCCGAGAAGCTCTTCGCGACGCCGGGCGCGCTGAACCTGAACGCCGTGGCCGAGGAGGTGCGCTGGAAGCCGGGCGCGGTCCACGTGCGGGCCCGGACCCAGCAGGGCACGCCGCTCGGGACGTTCCAGGGAACGCACGCGATCGTGACCCTCCCCGTCGGCGTGTTGCAGGCGCGGCATCCCACGCCGGGCGCCGTGCGCTTCGTGCCCCGCGTGCGCGAGCATGAGCGCGCCTGGAACAGGTTGGAGATGGGGCCCTTGGTGAAGGTCCTGCTGCGCTTCCGCACCGCCTTCTGGCGGGAGCAGGAAGACACCGCGCGCTTCGGGTTCTTCCACGCGCCCGAGTCCTCCTTTCCCACGTGGTGGACGCTGTCGCCCCACCGGCGGACGCGACACCTGGTGGGCTGGAGCGGAGGCCCCACCGCCGCCGCGCTGTCCCGGTTGAGCGAGAAGGCCGTGCTGGCGCTCGCGCTCCAGGATCTCTCCCGGCTCTTCCACCGCTCCGTGCGGGACCTTCACGCGCAGCTGGAATCGTGGCGCCCGCAGAACTGGCAGCACGAGCCGTACACGCGCGGCGGCTACGCGGTCATCCCCGCCGGAGCGATGGACGCGGTCGACACGCTCGCCCGGCCCGTGGGCCAGACGCTCTTCTTCGCGGGCGAGGCCACGCATGTGGGCGGCGAGGAAGGCACCGTGCATGGCGCGCTCGAGACGGGTCGGCGCGCCGCGGACGAGCTGCTGGCCCGACGCCGAAAGGCCTGA
- a CDS encoding PD40 domain-containing protein, with amino-acid sequence MNPRPHVVAVLLALLLPELALAQVFVVPRRAGKTPVNSYDFEWRHIDILVGPGATGVAKPSAPSAHDQPPGVQGGAIPQAPTTSPQTSDTQSPPAPPEVSPSGLGNTPAPSEGSSKLGGVTLDMTRTDAGSAPPSVEGLSDGGIPPPGVVALADGGVAGDAGTIAGATGADGGAVFSGAPLLLGNSDGGFNYTYAKDLGTKTGGVRFYFYEREREVAERAAPIIEDAYRYLVDQFKYVPTQTFPYILYSSYAEFLQTNVFAVSEGTLGVTSTEDLKLSLPYLGDHHLFEEISTHEMAHQFTIQKVRTVAEQAKTFGDPLGGYPLWFIEGLAEFYAKRGLDPEAEMMVRDLLVNPDLMKGYAFLDFFSPGPYGYLWIYKVGQARVAFLEDEYGAGITQRLLEEAPRLVGGSRDSPSLKFEELLERLTGDDPKRVSARFENWLKRRAFKTYLDSAQTAPALDSLGETPGIVTAMASGPDGNVLALRTIVPETGESRLYLVDPRAPEKTVKVAGDGVPGIESLHPVSGRNFALTKDKLAFVAERTGRDVLYVQDYVHLQEKKTTDVLVRRSAIRTGIGHEVGLSVKLETGDRRQYRIDKQGVLAIYSPAFSPDGRYVAFIGINDAGLRDVYMVDLTQGTDAKVRKLTDDVFAERQLTWGPSGIIYTSDATSHRKYNLFRVKPDAPLGQAERLTTEERDEADPLALPDGRVFFVAFNQSSSDLHERLSDGRIVRRTDLTTGVFEPGAGPDGGLWMLFHMSGERKPSLLRPPRMLSLEDGKEPVADPPAPLAIHPLTDALAYRPFKRENIELGPIFGFAGAGGGGFVGQVFASASDRLRDHQLVLTLAVYGSFELTDGLLLYVNDSKRATWGGGLFQSLRFRIDKTFNYLPAEQRPFFVSSERYFGALGSVRYPLSTFFYLQGDLSIGGTKYFLDDFSEFILKFPERNEANQDLLSVWRADNQHIRFQTELSGRIGYDTIKYHYATGPLSGSSVLLEATAGVQPFDGQAYGNLRLDAERYFPIYGRTNFFARVGAGTTVGGRYARSYYLSSFDTLRGVNFGDERWLLGQHFVYSTLEAQLPLNDIIRVAFLSDLEAIVALDAGGVGDGARDLWDHRVLDAVIGVNLSLGPLLLRLHFARPFDIKAAAGKPDDGWVTNFSIGVAGLNGFFDQKDTGRRPGPSTPGPALMPALGGGYTTPMVH; translated from the coding sequence TTGAACCCCCGTCCGCACGTGGTCGCCGTGCTGTTGGCCCTGCTCCTTCCGGAGCTCGCGCTGGCCCAGGTCTTCGTCGTTCCCCGTCGCGCGGGGAAGACGCCCGTGAACAGCTACGATTTCGAGTGGCGGCACATCGACATCCTCGTGGGCCCCGGCGCGACCGGCGTCGCGAAGCCCAGCGCCCCCTCCGCGCATGATCAACCGCCCGGGGTCCAGGGCGGCGCCATTCCTCAGGCGCCCACCACCTCGCCCCAGACGAGCGACACGCAGTCTCCGCCTGCCCCGCCGGAGGTCAGCCCCTCCGGACTGGGCAACACGCCGGCCCCGAGCGAGGGCAGCTCGAAGCTGGGGGGCGTGACGTTGGACATGACCCGGACGGACGCGGGCAGCGCTCCCCCCAGCGTCGAGGGCCTGTCCGACGGCGGCATCCCGCCCCCGGGCGTGGTGGCGCTGGCGGACGGCGGCGTGGCGGGAGACGCGGGCACGATCGCGGGTGCCACCGGAGCCGACGGCGGCGCGGTGTTCTCCGGCGCACCGCTGCTGCTGGGCAACTCCGACGGCGGCTTCAACTACACCTACGCGAAGGACCTGGGCACGAAGACGGGCGGCGTGCGCTTCTACTTCTACGAGCGCGAGCGCGAGGTGGCGGAGCGCGCGGCGCCCATCATCGAGGACGCGTACCGGTACCTGGTGGATCAGTTCAAGTACGTCCCCACGCAGACGTTCCCGTACATCCTCTACAGCAGCTACGCGGAGTTCCTCCAGACGAACGTGTTCGCCGTCTCCGAGGGCACGCTGGGCGTCACGTCCACGGAGGACCTGAAGCTGTCCCTGCCGTACCTGGGCGACCACCACCTCTTCGAGGAGATCAGCACCCACGAAATGGCGCACCAGTTCACCATCCAGAAGGTGCGCACCGTGGCCGAGCAGGCCAAGACCTTCGGGGATCCGCTGGGCGGCTATCCGCTGTGGTTCATCGAAGGCCTGGCCGAGTTCTACGCCAAGCGCGGGTTGGATCCGGAGGCGGAGATGATGGTCCGGGACCTGCTGGTGAACCCGGACCTGATGAAGGGCTATGCCTTCCTCGACTTCTTCTCCCCCGGCCCGTACGGCTACCTGTGGATCTACAAGGTCGGTCAGGCGCGCGTGGCGTTCCTGGAGGACGAATATGGCGCGGGCATCACCCAGCGCCTGCTGGAGGAGGCGCCCCGGCTGGTGGGCGGCTCGCGCGACTCGCCGTCGCTCAAGTTCGAGGAGCTGCTGGAGCGGCTGACCGGTGACGACCCCAAGCGCGTCTCCGCGCGGTTCGAGAACTGGCTCAAGCGCCGGGCGTTCAAGACGTACCTGGACTCCGCGCAGACGGCGCCCGCGCTGGACTCCCTGGGCGAGACGCCGGGGATCGTCACCGCGATGGCCAGCGGTCCGGATGGCAACGTGCTGGCGCTGCGCACCATCGTGCCGGAGACGGGCGAGAGCCGGCTGTACCTGGTGGATCCGCGCGCGCCGGAGAAGACCGTGAAGGTCGCGGGCGACGGCGTGCCGGGCATCGAATCGCTGCACCCGGTGTCGGGGCGCAACTTCGCGCTGACCAAGGACAAGCTCGCGTTCGTGGCGGAGCGCACCGGCCGTGACGTGCTGTACGTCCAGGACTACGTGCACCTTCAGGAGAAGAAGACCACGGACGTGCTGGTGAGACGCTCGGCCATCCGCACCGGCATCGGGCACGAGGTGGGCTTGAGCGTGAAGCTGGAGACGGGCGACCGGCGCCAGTACCGCATCGACAAGCAGGGCGTGCTGGCCATCTACTCACCGGCCTTCTCTCCGGATGGCCGCTACGTGGCGTTCATCGGCATCAACGACGCGGGCCTGCGCGATGTCTACATGGTGGACCTGACGCAGGGCACCGACGCGAAGGTCCGCAAGCTCACCGACGACGTCTTCGCGGAGCGTCAGCTCACCTGGGGACCGTCCGGCATCATCTACACGTCGGACGCGACGTCGCACCGCAAGTACAACCTCTTCCGCGTGAAGCCGGACGCGCCGCTGGGGCAGGCCGAGCGGCTCACCACCGAGGAGCGCGACGAGGCGGATCCGCTGGCGCTGCCGGATGGCCGCGTGTTCTTCGTGGCCTTCAACCAGAGCAGCTCCGACCTCCACGAGCGGCTGTCGGACGGCCGCATCGTGCGCCGCACCGACCTGACGACGGGCGTCTTCGAGCCGGGCGCCGGCCCCGACGGTGGCTTGTGGATGCTCTTCCACATGTCCGGCGAGCGGAAGCCGTCCCTGCTGCGTCCGCCGCGCATGCTGTCGCTGGAGGATGGGAAGGAGCCCGTCGCGGATCCGCCCGCTCCGCTGGCCATCCACCCCCTCACCGACGCGCTGGCCTACCGGCCCTTCAAGCGCGAGAACATCGAACTGGGCCCCATCTTCGGCTTCGCGGGCGCGGGCGGCGGTGGCTTCGTGGGGCAGGTGTTCGCCTCCGCGTCGGACCGGCTGCGCGACCACCAGCTGGTCCTGACGCTGGCGGTGTACGGCTCCTTCGAGCTGACGGACGGCCTGCTGCTGTACGTCAACGACTCGAAGCGCGCGACGTGGGGCGGCGGTCTGTTCCAGTCGCTGCGCTTCCGCATCGACAAGACGTTCAACTACCTGCCGGCGGAGCAGCGCCCGTTCTTCGTCTCGTCGGAGCGCTACTTCGGCGCGTTGGGCAGCGTGCGCTACCCGCTCAGCACCTTCTTCTACCTCCAGGGCGACCTGAGCATCGGCGGCACGAAGTACTTCCTGGATGACTTCAGCGAGTTCATCTTGAAGTTCCCGGAGCGCAATGAAGCGAACCAGGATCTCCTGTCCGTGTGGCGGGCTGACAACCAGCACATCCGCTTCCAGACGGAGCTGAGCGGCCGCATCGGCTACGACACCATCAAGTACCACTACGCGACGGGACCGCTTTCGGGCAGCTCCGTGTTGCTGGAGGCCACCGCCGGCGTGCAGCCCTTCGACGGGCAGGCCTACGGCAACCTGCGCCTGGACGCGGAGCGGTACTTCCCCATCTACGGCCGCACCAACTTCTTCGCGCGCGTGGGCGCTGGCACCACGGTGGGCGGCCGCTACGCGCGCTCCTACTACCTGTCCAGCTTCGACACCCTGCGCGGCGTGAACTTCGGCGACGAGCGATGGCTGCTGGGCCAGCACTTCGTCTACTCCACGCTGGAGGCACAGCTGCCCCTCAACGACATCATCCGGGTGGCCTTCCTGAGCGACCTGGAGGCCATCGTCGCGCTGGACGCGGGTGGCGTGGGCGACGGCGCGAGGGACCTGTGGGACCACCGCGTGCTCGATGCGGTCATCGGCGTCAACCTGTCGCTGGGGCCCCTGCTGCTGCGGCTGCACTTCGCCCGGCCGTTCGACATCAAGGCCGCCGCGGGCAAGCCCGACGACGGCTGGGTGACGAACTTCTCCATCGGCGTCGCGGGCCTCAACGGCTTCTTCGACCAGAAGGACACCGGCAGGCGGCCGGGGCCCTCCACGCCGGGTCCCGCGTTGATGCCCGCGCTGGGCGGCGGCTACACGACGCCCATGGTGCACTGA
- a CDS encoding ATP-dependent helicase HrpB — MAAPMSGISAGQVAQQKLQDQGAQQTQKTGASKFDGVLADKAQGAGQVDAAQNVNKAHAAQATQKVDSVRQVETVNKAEKANLNKVSGAAQQPATAKGAQPVDAKAEAAKTGKSGGMVSDLVSGLEKGQISMDKLIKEASSGKNMSNAEMLGLQASMYKYSQELDLTSKVVEKATSGLKDVVKTQV, encoded by the coding sequence ATGGCGGCTCCGATGAGCGGCATCTCCGCGGGACAGGTGGCGCAGCAAAAGCTGCAGGATCAGGGCGCCCAGCAGACGCAGAAGACGGGCGCCTCGAAGTTCGACGGAGTTCTCGCTGACAAGGCGCAGGGCGCCGGTCAGGTGGACGCCGCCCAGAACGTGAACAAGGCCCATGCCGCGCAGGCCACCCAGAAGGTGGACTCCGTCCGCCAGGTGGAGACCGTCAACAAGGCGGAGAAGGCGAACCTGAACAAGGTGAGCGGCGCCGCCCAGCAGCCGGCCACCGCCAAGGGCGCGCAGCCCGTGGACGCGAAGGCGGAGGCCGCCAAGACGGGCAAGTCGGGCGGCATGGTGTCCGACCTCGTCTCCGGCCTGGAGAAGGGCCAGATCAGCATGGACAAGCTGATCAAGGAGGCCAGCTCCGGAAAGAACATGTCCAACGCGGAGATGCTCGGCCTCCAGGCCTCCATGTACAAGTACTCGCAGGAACTGGACCTCACGTCGAAGGTCGTCGAGAAGGCCACCAGCGGCCTGAAGGACGTCGTCAAGACGCAGGTCTGA
- a CDS encoding type III secretion protein, translated as MTRRTSVFAAPLLALLFLTGCSIELQHELTEADANEIYVLLSKNGINAKKEKAEGGNEVRFTIVVPKGDAAQAAELLKRNSLPRPVEKGLSHFAKGSMVPTATEERAMLLKAMAGEVSNALNQIDGVLEARAIVMVPENNDLSQPENRPMPSASVFIKYRLLEGGKAPVTVEAVKQFVASSVAELKPDAVTVLMTEAMAPTAETTETNRLQDVLGVRMTAASAGTFKMILGCAFALILAMMGLTAWTFMRGGSGGGNAAATAARPARARGGRAE; from the coding sequence ATGACTCGCCGAACGTCCGTCTTCGCCGCCCCGCTCCTCGCCCTGCTGTTCCTCACCGGCTGCTCCATCGAGCTGCAGCACGAGCTGACGGAGGCGGATGCCAATGAAATCTACGTGCTGCTCAGCAAGAACGGCATCAACGCCAAGAAGGAGAAGGCGGAGGGGGGCAACGAAGTGCGCTTCACCATCGTCGTCCCCAAGGGCGACGCCGCGCAGGCCGCGGAGCTGCTGAAGCGCAACTCGCTGCCGCGCCCGGTGGAGAAGGGCCTGTCCCACTTCGCCAAGGGCAGCATGGTTCCCACCGCCACGGAGGAGCGCGCCATGCTCCTCAAGGCGATGGCTGGAGAAGTCTCCAACGCGCTCAACCAGATCGACGGCGTGCTGGAGGCGCGCGCCATCGTGATGGTGCCGGAGAACAACGACCTGTCGCAGCCGGAGAACCGGCCGATGCCGTCGGCCTCCGTGTTCATCAAGTACCGCCTGCTCGAGGGCGGCAAGGCCCCCGTCACCGTGGAGGCGGTGAAGCAGTTCGTCGCCAGCTCCGTCGCGGAGCTGAAGCCGGATGCCGTCACGGTGCTGATGACGGAGGCCATGGCCCCCACGGCGGAGACCACGGAGACCAACCGCCTCCAGGACGTGCTCGGCGTGCGCATGACGGCCGCCAGCGCGGGCACCTTCAAGATGATCCTCGGCTGCGCGTTCGCGCTCATCCTGGCGATGATGGGCCTCACCGCGTGGACGTTCATGCGCGGCGGTTCGGGCGGCGGCAATGCCGCGGCGACGGCGGCGCGTCCCGCCCGTGCGCGCGGCGGTCGCGCGGAGTAG
- a CDS encoding LVIVD repeat-containing protein: MNRLSLLAATAVLAIGCGKDSSDNKAECQVEAIDLTGCDRSTLSAVQAEGVWNTNIQFDDGYTGPSAIRFSPGDPLLIGLAMTTKQITPDTFYLASDVTGSDGSAVRYAFSGCKASGPGTVLGVARVCRNGTTVRQGTFTAMRVTRREGEAEANHVELVGQATLPKGKPSSVVAAGGYAYVLAGEEGFFTYDVRDPAHPVLASEQKFAAEIFTTALVNGTTLYLGTYDKGVRICDLSTSPEAPRCGKTVLADQTVRVDAMAKDGNLLYVASPQPKSDVIVLDVTQPEAPVVVVRYTVEGSSASLGEYPYALATQDDRLYVSNWSYGVTVSNVANVATTKAPKLMGRFGGPSTSSLAVGKNGDAVTVFQGSDAWGSSLLALDATLPEAIVQRGELVLRPQASLGGMALSGTTLYVANYQDGLRVYDVSTLGTLKPAGYFNTWNETDSGRGLSFFEGLQGVHVAGGLVYGWDTSRGLLIFRHTP, encoded by the coding sequence ATGAATCGCCTCTCTCTGCTGGCTGCTACCGCGGTCCTTGCCATCGGTTGTGGCAAGGACAGTTCCGACAACAAAGCCGAGTGTCAGGTTGAAGCCATCGACCTGACCGGTTGTGACCGTTCGACGTTGAGTGCAGTCCAGGCCGAAGGCGTCTGGAACACCAACATCCAGTTCGACGACGGCTACACGGGGCCCTCCGCGATCCGCTTCTCCCCAGGGGATCCCCTGCTCATCGGCCTGGCGATGACGACGAAGCAGATCACCCCGGACACCTTCTACCTGGCCAGCGACGTGACGGGCTCGGACGGCTCCGCGGTGCGCTATGCGTTCTCGGGCTGCAAGGCCTCCGGGCCGGGGACGGTGCTGGGCGTCGCGCGCGTGTGCCGCAACGGGACGACGGTGCGTCAGGGCACCTTCACCGCGATGCGCGTGACGCGGCGCGAAGGGGAGGCCGAGGCCAACCACGTGGAACTCGTGGGCCAGGCGACGCTTCCCAAGGGGAAGCCCTCCAGCGTGGTGGCGGCGGGCGGGTATGCGTACGTGCTCGCGGGCGAGGAGGGCTTCTTCACCTATGACGTGAGGGACCCCGCGCACCCGGTCCTCGCCTCCGAGCAGAAGTTCGCCGCGGAGATCTTCACCACCGCCCTTGTCAATGGCACGACGCTCTACCTGGGGACATACGACAAGGGCGTCCGCATCTGTGACCTGTCGACGAGCCCCGAGGCCCCGCGCTGCGGCAAGACGGTGCTCGCGGACCAGACGGTGCGCGTGGACGCGATGGCGAAGGACGGCAACCTGCTCTACGTGGCGTCGCCCCAGCCCAAGTCGGACGTCATCGTCCTGGACGTGACGCAGCCGGAAGCGCCGGTGGTGGTGGTGCGCTACACGGTGGAGGGCTCCTCGGCCTCGTTGGGGGAATACCCCTACGCGCTGGCGACGCAGGACGACCGCCTCTACGTGAGCAACTGGAGCTACGGCGTGACGGTGTCGAACGTCGCGAACGTGGCGACGACGAAGGCGCCCAAGCTGATGGGCCGCTTTGGCGGTCCCTCGACGAGCAGCCTGGCCGTGGGGAAGAATGGCGACGCCGTCACCGTCTTCCAGGGCTCGGACGCGTGGGGCTCCTCGCTGCTGGCGCTGGACGCCACCCTGCCGGAGGCCATCGTGCAGCGTGGGGAGCTGGTGCTGCGGCCGCAGGCGTCGCTGGGCGGCATGGCCCTGTCGGGCACGACGCTCTACGTGGCCAACTACCAGGACGGCCTGCGCGTCTACGACGTGTCCACGCTGGGGACGCTGAAGCCCGCGGGCTACTTCAACACCTGGAACGAGACCGACTCGGGCCGGGGTCTGTCCTTCTTCGAGGGCCTCCAGGGCGTGCACGTGGCGGGCGGCCTGGTGTATGGGTGGGATACGTCAAGGGGGCTGCTCATCTTCCGCCACACCCCGTGA
- a CDS encoding EAL domain-containing protein, protein MGHSLGKLVAHLRESGGSYQLRADAQCVVVGMGQGGLRQLSAHLPNVLTAEEVRGTRALFVPGDSEPGMADFPRVDSLQRLTTLQQSGWLVDMLAEGRLTTFFQPIVHAQDTSHIFAHEGLLRGRDAGGALVPPNRLFDTAREADLLFQLDLAARTTAIREAVRHQLRTHLFINFTPTAIYDPAHCLRSTVAAIREAGIPESHVVFEIIESDRAANAAHLRAIVDFYRQAGFKVALDDLGAGYSSLNLIHQLRPEFMKLDMELVRGVHADPYKASIVQKLLEIARQLGIQTVAEGIETPEELSWVRRHGVDFVQGYLIARPSDVPARSTPRITD, encoded by the coding sequence TTGGGCCACAGCCTGGGCAAGCTGGTGGCGCACCTGCGCGAATCCGGCGGCAGCTACCAACTGCGCGCGGACGCGCAGTGCGTCGTGGTGGGGATGGGGCAGGGCGGTCTGCGACAGCTCTCCGCGCACCTGCCCAACGTGCTGACGGCGGAAGAGGTGCGGGGCACGCGCGCGCTGTTCGTCCCCGGGGACTCCGAGCCGGGCATGGCGGACTTCCCGCGCGTGGACTCGCTGCAGCGGCTCACCACGCTGCAGCAGTCGGGGTGGCTGGTGGACATGCTGGCGGAGGGGCGGCTCACCACGTTCTTCCAGCCCATCGTCCACGCCCAGGACACCTCCCACATCTTCGCGCACGAGGGGCTCCTGCGCGGCCGCGACGCAGGCGGCGCGCTGGTGCCTCCGAACCGGCTGTTCGACACGGCCCGCGAGGCGGACCTGCTCTTCCAACTGGACCTGGCCGCGCGCACCACCGCCATCCGCGAGGCGGTGCGACACCAGCTGCGCACGCACCTGTTCATCAACTTCACGCCCACGGCCATCTACGACCCTGCCCACTGCCTGCGCTCCACGGTGGCCGCCATCCGCGAGGCGGGCATCCCGGAGTCACACGTCGTCTTCGAGATCATCGAGTCCGACCGGGCCGCGAACGCCGCGCACCTGCGCGCCATCGTGGACTTCTACCGGCAGGCGGGCTTCAAGGTGGCGCTGGATGACCTGGGCGCGGGCTACTCGTCGCTGAACCTCATCCACCAGCTCCGGCCGGAGTTCATGAAGCTGGACATGGAGCTGGTGCGAGGCGTCCACGCGGACCCCTACAAGGCGTCCATCGTGCAGAAGCTGCTGGAGATCGCCCGGCAGCTCGGCATCCAGACGGTGGCCGAGGGCATCGAGACCCCCGAGGAGCTCTCCTGGGTGCGCCGACACGGCGTGGACTTCGTGCAGGGCTACCTCATCGCGAGGCCTTCGGACGTCCCGGCCCGGTCCACCCCCCGCATCACGGATTGA
- a CDS encoding tetratricopeptide repeat protein — translation MAETPSEIANSLVPLARQPVMVLLESGYLWLDMGHFDKAREVFVGASALMPKSEVPQIGIGAVEFAQGRHDKALAAYRVAQRLAPLSSLPRAHAGEALLFMGKVPEALKELKAAMDLEPDSDGAKLAQALIQAKEAGALPPPKK, via the coding sequence ATGGCGGAGACCCCCTCGGAGATTGCCAACAGCCTCGTGCCCCTGGCGCGCCAGCCAGTCATGGTCCTGCTGGAGTCCGGCTACCTGTGGCTGGACATGGGTCACTTCGACAAGGCCCGTGAGGTCTTCGTCGGCGCCTCCGCGCTGATGCCCAAGAGCGAGGTGCCGCAGATCGGCATCGGCGCCGTGGAGTTCGCCCAGGGGCGTCACGACAAGGCCCTGGCGGCCTACCGGGTCGCTCAGCGGCTGGCGCCCCTGTCGTCCCTGCCCCGGGCACACGCGGGTGAAGCCCTGCTGTTCATGGGGAAGGTGCCGGAGGCCCTCAAGGAACTGAAGGCCGCCATGGACCTGGAGCCGGACAGCGACGGCGCGAAGCTGGCCCAGGCCCTCATCCAGGCCAAGGAAGCGGGGGCCCTGCCACCGCCGAAGAAGTAG